A stretch of Desulfitobacterium dichloroeliminans LMG P-21439 DNA encodes these proteins:
- a CDS encoding XdhC family protein, with protein MNPDLIQKMNTLTQTKESGVLGTVITRGTKDLPCGSKFLVNSKGELLAGELPEGLLSLLHEPIQKVLRQREAERLLIGSDPSLERGDSPLELFLDPITPTHRLIILGGGHIALPLVQMGKLLHYEVTVIDDRPSFANKGRFPEADQVICQDFRSALQELTFDKSTYVIVVTRGHRYDQTCLEEALKQPQAAYLGMIGSRRKVATIVSNLRENGYSQVVLDRVYTPIGLDIGAQTPEEIAISIMAEMIMVDRYGRMDATWTIKSLSQSVN; from the coding sequence ATGAATCCAGACCTAATACAAAAAATGAATACTCTCACCCAAACGAAGGAAAGTGGTGTTCTGGGGACCGTTATCACACGCGGGACAAAGGATTTACCCTGTGGGAGTAAATTTCTAGTCAATAGCAAGGGAGAGCTTCTTGCCGGAGAGCTGCCGGAGGGCTTGCTTTCCTTGCTACATGAACCGATCCAGAAGGTCCTTCGCCAGAGAGAAGCAGAGCGACTGCTCATCGGGAGTGACCCTTCCTTGGAACGAGGCGATTCTCCTCTTGAACTATTTTTAGATCCGATTACCCCTACCCATCGGCTGATCATTCTGGGGGGAGGCCATATCGCCCTACCCTTAGTCCAGATGGGAAAGCTTCTGCATTATGAAGTGACCGTCATCGATGATCGTCCCTCCTTCGCCAATAAGGGACGTTTTCCTGAGGCGGATCAGGTGATTTGTCAAGATTTCCGCAGTGCTCTTCAGGAATTAACCTTCGATAAAAGTACCTATGTCATCGTCGTGACCCGCGGACATCGCTACGATCAAACCTGCCTAGAAGAAGCGCTCAAGCAGCCTCAAGCAGCCTATTTGGGGATGATCGGCAGCCGCCGCAAAGTAGCAACGATTGTGAGCAATCTAAGAGAAAATGGCTATAGTCAAGTGGTCCTCGATCGGGTCTATACCCCGATTGGCTTAGATATAGGTGCACAAACTCCAGAAGAAATAGCAATTAGCATCATGGCCGAGATGATTATGGTCGACCGCTATGGAAGGATGGATGCCACTTGGACCATAAAGTCATTGTCGCAATCAGTCAATTAA
- a CDS encoding nucleotidyltransferase family protein, with amino-acid sequence MLRFVVMAAGKASRMGQDKLSLPWGNTTLLGHVLWTLQLAIREHSVGATHQEECCEILVIAPQTCSAYRLGEESNFWIQSYAGQPLSETIRCGLKDNSEVEPGVCFIPGDQVGMDEQTLARMIRFFIEEEPDFLVPKALEVTGSPVFFHSRYISELMNLQGEQGGKQVLNRYRERWTTFPVLKDFLLDIDTMNEYLEHRPKLSQESNLFVKEDG; translated from the coding sequence ATGTTGCGATTTGTGGTAATGGCTGCCGGAAAGGCCTCGCGTATGGGACAGGATAAGCTGTCTTTGCCCTGGGGAAATACAACCCTTCTTGGCCATGTGCTCTGGACCCTTCAATTGGCAATTCGAGAACATTCTGTAGGAGCCACCCATCAGGAAGAGTGTTGTGAGATTCTTGTGATTGCTCCCCAAACTTGCTCAGCCTATCGCCTTGGGGAAGAGAGCAACTTCTGGATTCAATCGTACGCAGGGCAACCCTTGTCTGAGACAATCCGTTGCGGTTTAAAAGATAACTCCGAGGTCGAGCCCGGTGTTTGCTTTATTCCCGGAGACCAAGTGGGAATGGATGAACAGACCCTAGCTCGGATGATTCGCTTTTTTATTGAAGAAGAACCGGATTTCTTGGTCCCTAAAGCATTAGAAGTCACTGGCTCTCCCGTATTTTTTCACTCGCGTTATATCTCTGAATTAATGAATCTCCAAGGCGAACAGGGCGGAAAGCAGGTCCTGAATCGCTATCGGGAACGCTGGACAACCTTTCCTGTGCTAAAAGACTTTCTTCTCGACATCGATACCATGAACGAATACCTAGAGCATCGCCCTAAGCTAAGTCAGGAAAGCAACTTATTTGTTAAAGAGGATGGCTAG
- the yqeC gene encoding selenium cofactor biosynthesis protein YqeC, protein MLRQKTVTLWEMTGYAEVIVFIGAGGKTTALQALAQEIYSQGRRVIGTTTTKVYPMSSSFWQSWEHPDAPPPQDTETPCFWYKRNGEENKWLGPRVQVVDQALNGQTKDSGVWLIEGDGARGRKLKCWNQHEPQIPLRSQVAILLISGGLWGGTLTEEEIHRSELCPELLGGLWTIENAADYILNSPAFYSEYQELSWIVLFNIFEDQKSAHSSIEGTGQALLKKLEGEMLNPRPSRTRPRHLRLAEGDVKKGSLTCCDLW, encoded by the coding sequence ATGCTCAGACAAAAAACAGTCACCCTATGGGAGATGACAGGTTATGCTGAGGTGATTGTCTTTATCGGCGCAGGGGGAAAAACCACCGCCTTGCAAGCCTTAGCTCAAGAAATTTACTCCCAAGGGCGACGAGTCATTGGCACAACGACGACCAAGGTTTATCCTATGTCCAGCTCCTTTTGGCAGAGCTGGGAGCATCCTGATGCTCCACCTCCGCAAGACACCGAGACACCTTGCTTTTGGTACAAAAGGAACGGTGAAGAGAATAAATGGCTGGGACCTAGGGTGCAGGTCGTGGATCAAGCTCTGAATGGGCAAACGAAGGACAGTGGGGTTTGGCTCATTGAAGGAGATGGAGCGCGGGGGAGAAAACTAAAATGCTGGAATCAGCATGAGCCTCAGATACCCTTAAGAAGTCAAGTAGCCATCCTTCTAATCTCCGGAGGACTTTGGGGGGGAACACTCACCGAAGAGGAAATCCACCGATCGGAGCTATGTCCCGAACTTCTCGGCGGACTATGGACTATTGAAAATGCTGCAGATTATATCTTAAATTCCCCAGCATTTTATTCTGAGTACCAAGAACTGTCTTGGATTGTGTTGTTTAATATCTTCGAAGACCAAAAATCTGCCCACTCTTCTATCGAAGGAACCGGCCAGGCCTTACTTAAGAAGCTAGAAGGGGAAATGCTAAACCCTCGTCCTAGTCGGACCCGGCCTCGGCACCTTCGCCTAGCGGAGGGAGATGTCAAGAAAGGGAGCCTAACATGTTGCGATTTGTGGTAA
- a CDS encoding nucleobase:cation symporter-2 family protein gives MANQAKHPVDEVLPFGQLFLYGLQHVLAMYAGAVAVPLIIAGAAGLTKEQTAFLINADLFTCGIATLIQTIGFWKFGIRIPVIQGVTFAAVTPMVMIAQNQGMTGIFGAVIIAGLFTLLIAPFFSKLIRFFPPVVTGSVITIIGISLLQVGVNWAAGGVGNPNYGSLTFLGVAGIVLLTILLVNKYCTGFLANVSVLIGLVVGMIVAVPLGLVNFTGVGNAAWIGIDTPFYFGLPTFELGAIIAMILVMLVVMVESTGDFLAIGEIVGKDISEDDLTRGLRADGLSTMLGGIFNAFPYTAFAQNVGLVGLTGIKSRFVVAGSGVILVVLGLFPKVATVVASVPSAVLGGAGIAMFGIVAANGIKTLSKVDFSNNHNLFIVAISIGIGLIPLVSPNFFSLFPAWTQTILHSGITLGSITAILLNAFFNGPTSGAKKEEQSPEVAASTAK, from the coding sequence GTGGCCAATCAAGCAAAGCATCCAGTCGACGAAGTATTACCTTTTGGGCAACTTTTCCTTTACGGACTACAGCACGTACTCGCCATGTACGCCGGAGCAGTAGCTGTTCCTTTGATCATCGCGGGGGCAGCAGGATTAACCAAAGAACAAACAGCTTTTCTTATTAATGCGGACTTATTCACTTGTGGTATTGCAACTTTAATCCAAACTATCGGTTTCTGGAAATTCGGCATCCGTATTCCCGTTATTCAAGGGGTTACTTTTGCTGCCGTAACACCTATGGTCATGATTGCTCAGAATCAAGGTATGACAGGAATCTTTGGCGCAGTCATTATTGCTGGATTATTTACCCTCTTAATTGCACCCTTTTTTAGTAAACTGATTCGCTTCTTTCCACCGGTCGTCACGGGAAGTGTCATTACCATTATCGGCATTTCACTCCTACAAGTGGGTGTCAACTGGGCTGCCGGAGGGGTAGGCAACCCGAATTATGGTTCTCTGACCTTTTTAGGAGTAGCAGGTATCGTACTCTTGACCATTCTGCTCGTCAATAAATATTGTACAGGTTTTCTTGCCAATGTGAGTGTACTCATTGGTTTGGTTGTTGGAATGATTGTGGCTGTTCCCTTAGGGCTTGTAAACTTCACTGGGGTAGGCAACGCCGCTTGGATCGGCATCGATACACCTTTTTACTTTGGACTACCCACCTTTGAGTTGGGAGCAATCATTGCCATGATTCTCGTGATGCTCGTCGTAATGGTCGAATCGACCGGGGATTTTCTCGCCATCGGTGAAATTGTCGGTAAAGATATAAGTGAAGATGACTTAACCCGCGGCTTAAGAGCGGACGGCTTATCCACTATGCTCGGTGGAATCTTCAACGCCTTCCCTTATACCGCTTTTGCACAAAACGTGGGTCTGGTAGGACTCACCGGGATCAAAAGCCGTTTCGTGGTCGCTGGCTCCGGTGTGATATTAGTTGTGCTCGGACTGTTCCCTAAAGTGGCTACGGTCGTCGCCTCTGTCCCCAGTGCAGTCCTTGGTGGCGCTGGTATTGCTATGTTTGGTATCGTAGCAGCCAATGGGATCAAGACTTTAAGTAAAGTGGATTTTAGCAATAATCATAATTTGTTTATCGTTGCTATTAGCATTGGCATTGGGCTCATTCCTTTGGTTTCGCCAAACTTTTTCTCCCTCTTCCCAGCTTGGACCCAAACTATCCTCCACAGCGGAATTACCTTAGGCTCCATTACAGCAATTTTGCTTAATGCATTCTTCAATGGACCTACTTCCGGAGCAAAGAAGGAAGAACAGTCCCCCGAAGTTGCGGCGAGTACAGCAAAATAG
- a CDS encoding response regulator, with product MKLLVAEDDTASNLFLAQFLSQYGEVDRVVDGLETLEAYSLAMQENKPYDIIFLDIMMPKLDGVKALKAIRDYEAKKKVKGNQRVKVILTTALDETDYTKRAFDIGCEGCLGKPIDTQAINKLLLQLGVIQ from the coding sequence ATGAAACTACTCGTGGCAGAAGATGATACAGCAAGCAATCTATTTTTGGCCCAATTTCTATCTCAATACGGTGAAGTCGATCGGGTGGTCGATGGTTTAGAAACGTTAGAAGCATATTCTCTGGCCATGCAAGAGAATAAACCTTACGACATTATTTTTCTTGATATCATGATGCCTAAACTGGACGGGGTTAAGGCTTTAAAAGCGATTCGGGATTATGAAGCTAAGAAGAAAGTCAAAGGTAATCAACGTGTTAAAGTCATTTTAACTACGGCCCTAGATGAAACAGACTACACCAAAAGAGCGTTTGACATCGGCTGTGAGGGCTGCCTTGGCAAGCCCATCGACACCCAAGCAATAAATAAACTATTGCTCCAATTGGGGGTCATCCAATGA